One genomic window of Fusarium keratoplasticum isolate Fu6.1 chromosome 3, whole genome shotgun sequence includes the following:
- a CDS encoding HEME-HALOPEROXIDASE domain-containing protein, whose translation MADEGSEQLVKGTYAPSRPGDLRGPCPLINSLANHGYLPRDGRNVRVEEVLAGMDAVGLSKALGAVFANPIFNERAPSKFHNDPVPQRTFLQSVWHTISDPWSIFGRFGMRTPGQEDAEGHRVLNLDQLALPNVVEHDISLTRRDHQQGDNRTPQKDLIEDLLASAKDGKTITAQDLGDLRKRRIERQKADNPGCQYGAFEHDLSCAEIALVLNVIGNGNEVPCDYARAFFLEERLPIKEGWKAKTTRFGVIALITARNKIKKLIGLEY comes from the coding sequence ATGGCAGACGAAGGATCCGAACAGCTCGTCAAGGGAACCTACGCCCCCTCTCGGCCTGGTGACCTACGAGGCCCCTGCCCTCTCATCAACAGTCTCGCAAACCATGGCTACCTGCCTCGCGACGGGCGCAACGTGCGAGTTGAAGAGGTTCTCGCCGGCATGGATGCTGTCGGTCTGTCCAAGGCGCTCGgcgccgtctttgccaaTCCCATCTTCAATGAGCGCGCACCGTCAAAGTTCCACAACGACCCTGTCCCTCAGCGAACGTTTCTGCAGAGCGTCTGGCACACGATCAGCGACCCATGGTCCATTTTTGGAAGGTTCGGCATGCGGACTCCCGGGCAAGAGGACGCCGAAGGTCATAGAGTTCTGAATCTGGATCAGCTGGCTCTGCCCAATGTCGTGGAGCACGACATTTCTCTTACACGGCGTGATCATCAGCAGGGCGACAACCGAACCCCTCAGAAGGACCTCATCGAGGATCTCCTCGCCTCAGCAAAGGACGGAAAGACAATCACGGCTCAGGATCTCGGAGACCTGCGCAAGCGGCGTATCGAGAGACAGAAGGCCGACAACCCGGGTTGTCAGTATGGAGCCTTCGAGCATGACCTCTCTTGTGCCGAGATTGCACTCGTCCTCAACGTCATTGGGAACGGTAATGAAGTTCCGTGCGACTATGCCAGGGCATTCTTCCTGGAGGAGCGGCTGCCCATCAAGGAGGGGTGGAAGGCGAAAACGACGAGGTTTGGCGTGATTGCGTTGATAACGGCCAGgaacaagatcaagaagctgaTTGGACTGGAGTACTAA
- a CDS encoding Palmitoyltransferase, with amino-acid sequence MPRPATSNRAETRWTVRLVPFFCAAAIGYATYLTVAHLCVNYLLREKKKTAVAVVLLVLYFVFFILTVATYLRTFLTIQFKTGFVPLTPEREALDQEREQIKKRGGDLEALPWVPPDTNPDSPGLETFYSRDVFVCESDGRPRWCSECRNWKPDRAHHSSDLDRCVRKMDHLCPWVGGVVGENSFNFFVQFTSYCASFCAVCLATSGYSLHLKMQDGESLDARIVVGIALAGLFCLFTSAMTMTSARFVFTNITNIDLFKKNQVFRLAVRVSHTTRPTDRFQTIVYPLSPVASSSTTFSRGQLNSVNRSRTASPEPRVSPRDQQARRTFAILTTEPGENPWDLGYWGNFKSVMGNTVFEWLLPIRHSPCCNHDSMVSDYEYGPLIEVLKRRYGITDCGPAKEGIEMTSN; translated from the exons ATGCCACGACCGGCGACGAGCAACCGCGCAGAGACGCGGTGGACGGTGCGCCTAGTCCCGTTCTTCTGCGCCGCCGCTATTGGCTACGCGACCTACCTCACAGTTGCACATCTCTGCG TCAACTATCTTCTtcgagaaaagaaaaagacgGCCGTCGCAGTCGTCCTCTTGGTTCTCTACTTTgttttcttcatcctcacCGTTGCAACCTACCTCCGAACTTTCCTTACCATTCAATTCAAAACCGGGTTCGTCCCCTTGACGCCCGAACGAGAGGCCCTCGACCAGGAACGCGAGCAGATAAAGAAGCGAGGGGGCGATCTCGAGGCTCTACCATGGGTCCCTCCCGATACGAATCCTGATAGTCCTGGCCTGGAAACCTTTTACAGCAGAGATGTTTTCGTCTGCGAGAGCGACGGCCGTCCCAGATGGTGCTCTGAGTGCAGAAACTGGAAACCTGACCGCGCCCACCATTCAAGTGACCTTGATCGATGTGTTCGAAAGATGGATCATCTGTGTCCCTGGGTAGGAGGCGTGGTGGGGGAGAATT CCTTCAATTTCTTTGTCCAGTTCACATCGTACTGCGCATCATTCTGTGCCGTATGCCTGGCCACATCCGGATATTCGCTGCATCTAAAGATGCAAGACGGAGAATCCTTGGATGCACGCATCGTCGTGGGCATCGCTCTCGCAGGCCTGTTCTGCCTTTTCacctcggccatgaccatgacgtCGGCCCGCTTTGTCTTCACAAACATTACTAACATCGACTTGTTCAAGAAGAACCAGGTCTTTCGACTGGCTGTTCGAGTATCCCATACCACTCGACCGACAGATCGTTTTCAAACCATCGTATACCCGCTCTCGCCTGTTGCTTCAAGTTCAACTACTTTTTCGAGGGGTCAACTTAATAGTGTCAACCGATCTCGTACAGCATCGCCAGAGCCGAGAGTGTCACCCAGGGACCAGCAAGCCAGGCGAACATTCGCAATCCTGACCACCGAACCCGGCGAGAACCCATGGGACCTCGGGTATTGGGGAAACTTCAAGTCGGTCATGGGCAACACCGTGTTTGAGTGGCTGCTGCCCATCCGGCACTCTCCCTGCTGTAACCATGACAGCATGGTGAGCGACTACGAATATGGACCTCTCATCGAGGTGCTGAAGCGACGATATGGGATCACCGACTGTGGACCCGCTAAGGAAGGGATTGAGATGACGTCGAATTAG